One window from the genome of Paraconexibacter algicola encodes:
- a CDS encoding helix-turn-helix transcriptional regulator: protein MHAPLLLHRDAELAALSDALHRARRGSGGLAVVRGEPGAGKSALAAALATAARAAGVAVGTGRATELAARRPFAPATAAIGDGAPDLPRLAEARRVLAAAPPGVLDGSADGGDRELWVVDQLGAAVEDRCAGGPLLLVLDDLQWADASSLRVVGHLADAAPGLPLLLLVLTRPPAHDTPVARLLAAGRAHATVDLALEPLPPQGAVELTAALTGGDPGPALRAHVAGCGGNPLYVRELVDGLRAAGRLVRDGDRVELADGDGPLPATLADLVRARLAALDGATVRLLELAALLGTRFSAADLALLADRPAARLWEELEPATRAGLLTAEGEGLAFRHDLVRDVVADQLPASARAALHLELGRALAAVGAPAGRVAEHLALGAEPGDREAVAWLARAASEAAFAGPDVAVGLRRTALQLAAPGDPLRGLLTAQLAFDVIAAGDRHEGEALCRAALEEGVHPDGEGALRLGLMESMMLRGRLPEVLDQARTTLASPGVAPPDRAVALSWLAIGAMFLERADVADAAAERARQAAVESGAIPAEIKALNVRGLLARQRGDLVAHERFTAAAVAAGAREPTRPVLASHPHLHHAVALADLDRFDEARARLGEAHRAYERLGMRAPATFLHVFGAAVLQAAGAWDDAMTEHLAAVAAARATGAGWQLDTLGALAVLHARRDELPAARERLAEIARLEAAGAVAHDVAGATLAHALVLEASGNADAALALLDALWDELAAAERPALRRPFAVDLVRMLVARGSTSRALAVAEDVAALAAGTPQSTSLAALADHCAALARGDVDGLVAAAARASAAPRPFEALAACADAVVALAAAGRADDASRLADTGLAHAESLGAAREATRIGGALRAAGLRRGARGPRTRPATGWESLTTAERRVAELVAEGLSNPQIADRLVVSRRTVSTHVSNILRKLEVGSRVQLATIAARRDRPAS from the coding sequence ATGCACGCACCGCTGCTGCTGCACCGCGACGCCGAGCTCGCGGCCCTCTCCGACGCCCTGCACCGCGCTCGACGCGGCAGCGGGGGCCTCGCCGTGGTCCGAGGCGAGCCCGGGGCGGGCAAGAGCGCGCTCGCGGCGGCCCTGGCGACCGCCGCCCGCGCCGCCGGCGTGGCCGTCGGGACCGGGCGCGCCACCGAGCTCGCCGCGCGCCGCCCCTTCGCGCCCGCGACGGCGGCGATCGGCGACGGCGCCCCCGACCTGCCACGGCTCGCGGAGGCCCGGCGCGTGCTCGCGGCCGCCCCGCCCGGCGTCCTCGACGGCAGCGCCGACGGCGGCGACCGCGAGCTGTGGGTCGTGGACCAGCTCGGCGCCGCCGTCGAGGACCGCTGCGCCGGCGGCCCGCTGCTGCTCGTCCTCGACGACCTGCAGTGGGCGGACGCCTCCTCGCTGCGCGTGGTCGGACACCTCGCCGACGCCGCGCCGGGCCTGCCGCTGCTGCTCCTCGTGCTGACGCGACCGCCCGCGCACGACACGCCGGTCGCCCGCCTGCTGGCCGCCGGCCGCGCCCACGCGACCGTCGATCTGGCGCTCGAGCCGCTCCCGCCCCAGGGCGCGGTCGAGCTCACCGCCGCACTCACCGGCGGCGACCCCGGTCCGGCGCTCCGCGCCCACGTGGCCGGCTGCGGCGGCAACCCCCTCTACGTGCGGGAGCTCGTCGACGGGCTGCGCGCCGCCGGGCGGCTCGTCCGCGACGGCGACCGCGTCGAGCTCGCCGATGGCGACGGGCCGCTGCCCGCGACCCTCGCCGACCTCGTGCGCGCCCGGCTCGCCGCGCTCGACGGCGCGACCGTCCGCCTGCTCGAGCTCGCCGCGCTGCTGGGCACCCGGTTCTCCGCCGCGGACCTCGCGCTCCTGGCCGACCGGCCCGCCGCGCGGCTCTGGGAGGAGCTCGAACCCGCGACCCGCGCCGGGCTGCTCACCGCCGAGGGCGAAGGGCTCGCGTTCCGCCACGACCTCGTCCGCGACGTCGTCGCCGACCAGCTCCCCGCCTCAGCGCGCGCCGCGCTGCACCTGGAGCTCGGTCGCGCGCTCGCCGCCGTCGGGGCGCCCGCGGGCCGCGTCGCCGAGCACCTCGCGCTCGGAGCCGAGCCCGGGGACCGCGAGGCGGTCGCCTGGCTGGCGCGCGCCGCCTCCGAAGCGGCCTTCGCCGGCCCGGACGTCGCCGTGGGCCTGCGCCGCACCGCCCTGCAGCTCGCGGCCCCCGGGGACCCCCTGCGGGGCCTGCTCACCGCGCAGCTCGCGTTCGACGTGATCGCCGCCGGTGACCGCCACGAGGGCGAGGCGCTCTGCCGCGCCGCGCTGGAGGAGGGCGTCCATCCCGACGGCGAGGGCGCGCTGCGCCTCGGCCTGATGGAGTCGATGATGCTCCGCGGCCGGCTCCCCGAGGTGCTCGACCAGGCCCGCACCACCCTGGCGTCCCCGGGCGTCGCTCCCCCCGACCGGGCGGTCGCGCTCTCCTGGCTGGCGATCGGCGCGATGTTCCTCGAGCGCGCCGACGTCGCCGACGCCGCGGCCGAGCGGGCGCGACAGGCCGCGGTGGAGAGCGGCGCGATCCCCGCCGAGATCAAGGCGCTGAACGTCCGCGGGCTGCTCGCCCGCCAGCGCGGCGACCTCGTCGCGCACGAGCGGTTCACCGCGGCCGCGGTCGCCGCCGGTGCCCGCGAGCCGACGCGACCCGTGCTCGCGAGCCATCCGCACCTGCACCACGCCGTCGCGCTCGCCGACCTCGACCGCTTCGACGAGGCCCGCGCCCGGCTCGGGGAGGCGCACCGCGCCTACGAGCGGCTCGGCATGCGCGCCCCGGCGACCTTCCTGCACGTCTTCGGCGCCGCGGTGCTGCAGGCCGCCGGGGCCTGGGACGACGCGATGACCGAGCACCTCGCCGCGGTGGCGGCGGCGCGCGCGACCGGGGCCGGCTGGCAGCTGGACACGCTCGGTGCGCTCGCGGTCCTGCACGCCCGCCGCGACGAGCTGCCCGCGGCCCGCGAGCGCCTGGCCGAGATCGCGCGCCTGGAGGCGGCGGGCGCGGTCGCCCACGACGTCGCGGGTGCGACGCTCGCGCACGCGCTCGTGCTGGAGGCCTCCGGGAACGCGGACGCCGCGCTCGCGCTCCTCGACGCGCTGTGGGACGAGCTCGCCGCGGCGGAGCGCCCCGCGCTGCGCCGACCGTTCGCGGTCGACCTCGTCCGCATGCTCGTCGCCCGGGGATCCACCAGCCGCGCGCTCGCGGTCGCCGAGGACGTCGCGGCGCTGGCGGCCGGGACCCCGCAGAGCACGTCGCTGGCCGCGCTGGCGGACCACTGCGCCGCCCTGGCCCGCGGCGACGTCGACGGCCTGGTGGCCGCGGCGGCGCGCGCGAGCGCGGCCCCGCGGCCGTTCGAGGCGCTCGCCGCGTGCGCGGACGCCGTCGTCGCGCTGGCCGCGGCGGGACGCGCGGACGACGCCTCGCGGCTGGCCGACACGGGACTCGCCCACGCCGAGAGCCTCGGCGCCGCCCGCGAGGCGACCCGCATCGGCGGGGCGCTGCGCGCCGCCGGCCTGCGGCGCGGCGCGCGCGGGCCGCGGACACGGCCCGCCACCGGCTGGGAGTCGCTGACCACCGCCGAGCGGCGGGTCGCCGAGCTCGTCGCGGAGGGCCTGTCCAACCCGCAGATCGCCGACCGGCTCGTCGTCTCGCGCCGCACCGTGTCGACCCACGTCTCGAACATCCTGCGCAAGCTCGAGGTCGGCTCGCGCGTGCAGCTCGCCACGATCGCGGCCCGCCGCGACCGCCCCGCCTCCTGA
- a CDS encoding SGNH/GDSL hydrolase family protein, giving the protein MEFAYDNLNHRSPTLLGRTLKAALPGVRLVAAQTRPYAAWWRAQNLETLAERDPAPLWVVLGDSMSQGIGASSVQGGWVPRAQVALRDRGLDTRVLNLSFSGARTADVLERQLPALRDAGVEPDVVTLLIGSNDLLRRSLRAELLDRSRELLDALPHGTLVATTPGYGRLGEVATLVEAHPALVPVPLSFGRGEVAQDRFHPDDRAYARLARTFTDPLVRAVRQGTRSFSTAGTLDHG; this is encoded by the coding sequence ATGGAGTTCGCGTACGACAACCTCAACCACCGGTCCCCGACGCTGCTGGGCCGGACGCTGAAGGCCGCGCTCCCGGGCGTGCGGCTGGTCGCCGCACAGACGCGGCCGTACGCGGCCTGGTGGCGCGCGCAGAACCTCGAGACGCTCGCCGAGCGGGATCCCGCGCCACTGTGGGTCGTGCTGGGCGACTCGATGTCGCAGGGCATCGGCGCGTCCTCGGTCCAGGGCGGCTGGGTGCCGCGCGCGCAGGTGGCGCTGCGCGACCGCGGACTGGACACGCGGGTGCTGAACCTCTCCTTCAGCGGGGCGCGGACCGCCGACGTGCTCGAGCGCCAGCTCCCGGCGCTGCGGGACGCCGGGGTCGAGCCGGACGTCGTGACGCTGCTGATCGGCAGCAACGACCTGCTGCGCCGCAGCCTGCGCGCGGAGCTGCTCGACCGCTCGCGCGAGCTGCTCGACGCCCTCCCCCACGGGACGCTCGTGGCGACGACCCCCGGGTACGGGCGGCTCGGCGAGGTCGCGACGCTCGTGGAGGCGCACCCGGCGCTCGTGCCGGTGCCGCTGAGCTTCGGGCGCGGCGAGGTCGCGCAGGACCGCTTCCACCCCGACGACCGCGCCTACGCGCGGCTCGCGCGGACGTTCACGGACCCGCTGGTGCGCGCGGTGCGCCAGGGGACACGGTCGTTCTCCACCGCCGGAACCCTCGATCATGGGTAG
- a CDS encoding FAD-dependent oxidoreductase has translation MSDYPHLLAPLDLGFTTLRNRVVMGSMHTGLEDRRADLPKLAAYLAERARGEVGLVVTGGYAPNRQGWLLPLASRMTDSAHARRHRQVTDAVHAEGGRIALQILHAGRYGYHPWNVSASATKAPISPFRASALSTDGVRDVVEDFARCAALAREAGYDGVEIMGSEGYLINQFLAPRTNHRDDEYGGDAEGRMRLPIEILLRTRELVGDDFIVMYRLSMLDLVPDGQRWEEIVELARAVQAAGATIINTGIGWHEARVPTIVSSVPRGAFTWVTRKLREHVDLPLVTSNRINMPDLAERLVADGTADLVSMARPLLADPDWVAKARTGRSDEINTCVACNQACLDHVFRKKRASCLVNPRAAHETELRIEPAATPARHAVVGAGPAGLAAAVTLAERGHAVDLYEAGEQIGGQWDLARRVPGKEEFAETLRYYARRIELLAPRLTLHLGHEVTAAQLRAAGHAAIVLATGVRPRVPAIPGIDHPSVLGYTDVLRGAPVGERVAVVGAGGIGVDVTAFLTHTRSPTLDPAAWAAEWGVADPQEHPGGLTAAAVEPSPRRVTLLQRTDGRIGRGLGKTSGWVHRAALVHKGVEQLAAVTYERIDDDGLHVTVAGAPRTLAVDHVVVCAGQESRTDLLAGLDGLEVHVVGGAERAQEIDAKRAIDGATRLAARL, from the coding sequence GTGAGCGACTACCCGCACCTCCTCGCCCCGCTGGACCTCGGCTTCACCACCCTGCGCAACCGCGTCGTGATGGGCTCCATGCACACCGGCCTGGAGGACCGCCGCGCCGACCTGCCGAAGCTCGCCGCCTACCTCGCCGAGCGCGCCCGCGGCGAGGTCGGGCTCGTCGTCACCGGCGGCTACGCCCCCAACCGCCAGGGCTGGTTGCTGCCCCTGGCCTCGCGCATGACCGACAGCGCCCACGCCCGCCGGCACCGCCAGGTCACCGACGCGGTCCACGCCGAGGGCGGCCGGATCGCGCTGCAGATCCTCCACGCCGGCCGCTACGGCTACCACCCCTGGAACGTCAGCGCGTCGGCCACCAAGGCGCCGATCAGCCCGTTCCGCGCGAGCGCCCTGTCGACCGACGGCGTCCGCGACGTCGTCGAGGACTTCGCCCGCTGCGCCGCGCTCGCCCGCGAGGCCGGCTACGACGGCGTCGAGATCATGGGCTCCGAGGGCTACCTCATCAACCAGTTCCTCGCGCCGCGCACGAACCACCGCGACGACGAGTACGGCGGCGACGCGGAGGGTCGCATGCGGCTCCCGATCGAGATCCTGCTGCGCACCCGCGAGCTCGTCGGCGACGACTTCATCGTCATGTACCGCCTGTCGATGCTCGATCTCGTCCCCGACGGCCAGCGCTGGGAGGAGATCGTCGAGCTCGCCCGCGCCGTGCAGGCCGCCGGGGCCACGATCATCAACACCGGCATCGGCTGGCACGAGGCCCGCGTGCCCACGATCGTCAGCTCCGTGCCGCGCGGCGCGTTCACCTGGGTGACCCGCAAGCTGCGCGAGCACGTCGACCTGCCGCTCGTCACCTCCAACCGGATCAACATGCCCGACCTCGCCGAGCGGCTCGTCGCCGACGGCACCGCCGACCTCGTCTCGATGGCGCGCCCGCTGCTGGCCGACCCGGACTGGGTCGCCAAGGCCCGCACCGGGCGCAGCGACGAGATCAACACCTGCGTCGCGTGCAACCAGGCCTGCCTGGACCACGTCTTCCGCAAGAAGCGCGCCAGCTGCCTCGTCAACCCGCGCGCCGCCCACGAGACCGAGCTGCGGATCGAGCCCGCCGCGACCCCCGCCCGCCACGCGGTCGTGGGGGCCGGGCCCGCGGGCCTGGCCGCCGCCGTGACGCTCGCCGAGCGCGGCCACGCCGTCGACCTGTACGAGGCCGGCGAGCAGATCGGCGGCCAGTGGGACCTCGCCCGGCGCGTCCCCGGCAAGGAGGAGTTCGCCGAGACGCTGCGCTACTACGCCCGGCGCATCGAGCTGCTCGCCCCACGGCTCACCCTCCACCTCGGGCACGAGGTCACCGCCGCGCAGCTGCGCGCCGCCGGCCACGCCGCGATCGTCCTCGCCACCGGCGTGCGGCCGCGCGTCCCCGCGATCCCCGGCATCGACCATCCCAGCGTGCTCGGCTACACCGACGTCCTGCGCGGCGCGCCCGTCGGCGAGCGCGTCGCCGTCGTCGGCGCGGGCGGCATCGGCGTCGACGTCACCGCCTTCCTCACCCACACCCGGTCGCCGACCCTGGACCCCGCGGCCTGGGCCGCCGAGTGGGGCGTCGCCGACCCGCAGGAGCACCCCGGCGGCCTCACCGCCGCGGCCGTCGAGCCGTCCCCCCGGCGCGTCACGCTGCTGCAGCGCACCGACGGCCGCATCGGCCGCGGCCTGGGCAAGACCTCCGGCTGGGTGCACCGCGCCGCGCTCGTGCACAAGGGCGTCGAGCAGCTCGCGGCCGTCACCTACGAGCGCATCGACGACGACGGCCTGCACGTCACCGTCGCCGGGGCGCCGCGCACGCTCGCCGTCGACCACGTCGTCGTCTGCGCCGGCCAGGAGTCCCGCACCGACCTGCTCGCGGGGCTCGACGGCCTCGAGGTCCACGTCGTCGGCGGTGCCGAGCGCGCGCAGGAGATCGACGCCAAGCGCGCGATCGACGGGGCGACACGGCTGGCCGCCCGGCTCTGA
- a CDS encoding serine protease — MSGTTGRVAAALLAVCALGATDARAADHSARIVGGTPSASGAWPAQAHVTGDQGLVATGCGGTLVSARYVLTAAHCVGNAFGAVLAPSAFTVRLGSDMADRGGQTYAVDAVTRHEGWTSSTTENDLALLHLAQPAPQEPQTLIAEDETALWAPGTAAKVIGWGLTSTNGQGSDVLLEAPLPMVSDDECTRAWNDTFKPANQVCAGGGSTDSCQGDSGGPLLVPRGDGFATVGIVSYGTSEGCATPGIPSVYTRIGAPALNQWIRARVPTLRIRPSVAGPRAGTAVTLTADASGPATAAAGQIVWDLDGDGAFDDATGATAPVLFAAGRRTVRAAVALPDGDRAVARTTIEVRPARTVPAGVAANGRTLAAIPDPFAAPAGGAALLRTQIARPARTFALPRLRGSRLRATIACATACSARATLVVSAATARSLGLRSRTIGSGTAKLAGARVADVTVRVPTAVRRKLLAPRVLRGELRIRVRADGRTLSRTAAVTGRATR, encoded by the coding sequence ATGAGCGGGACCACGGGTCGGGTCGCCGCCGCGCTGCTCGCCGTCTGCGCCCTGGGCGCGACGGACGCACGCGCGGCCGACCACAGCGCACGGATCGTCGGCGGCACGCCGTCCGCGTCGGGAGCCTGGCCGGCGCAGGCCCACGTCACCGGCGACCAGGGGCTCGTCGCCACGGGCTGCGGCGGCACGCTCGTGAGCGCGCGCTACGTGCTCACCGCCGCGCACTGCGTCGGCAACGCGTTCGGGGCGGTCCTCGCCCCGTCGGCGTTCACCGTGCGGCTCGGCAGCGACATGGCCGACCGCGGCGGGCAGACCTACGCGGTCGACGCGGTCACCCGCCACGAGGGCTGGACCTCCAGCACGACCGAGAACGACCTCGCGCTGCTGCACCTCGCCCAGCCCGCCCCGCAGGAGCCGCAGACGCTCATCGCCGAGGACGAGACCGCCCTGTGGGCGCCCGGGACCGCCGCGAAGGTCATCGGCTGGGGCCTCACCTCGACCAACGGACAGGGCTCCGACGTCCTGCTCGAGGCGCCGCTGCCGATGGTCTCCGACGACGAGTGCACGCGCGCGTGGAACGACACGTTCAAGCCCGCCAACCAGGTCTGCGCGGGCGGCGGCAGCACCGACAGCTGCCAGGGCGACTCGGGCGGACCGCTGCTCGTCCCGCGGGGCGACGGCTTCGCGACCGTCGGCATCGTCTCCTACGGCACCTCCGAGGGCTGCGCGACGCCGGGCATCCCGAGCGTCTACACGCGCATCGGCGCCCCCGCCCTGAACCAGTGGATCCGCGCGCGCGTCCCGACGTTGCGCATCCGCCCGTCGGTCGCCGGCCCGCGCGCGGGCACCGCGGTGACGCTCACCGCCGACGCCTCCGGTCCGGCCACCGCGGCCGCCGGCCAGATCGTCTGGGACCTCGACGGCGACGGCGCCTTCGACGACGCCACCGGGGCCACCGCGCCGGTGCTGTTCGCCGCCGGCCGGCGGACCGTCCGCGCCGCGGTCGCGCTGCCCGACGGGGACCGCGCCGTCGCGCGCACCACGATCGAGGTCCGCCCGGCCCGCACCGTGCCCGCGGGCGTCGCCGCGAACGGCCGCACGCTCGCCGCAATCCCGGACCCGTTCGCCGCCCCGGCGGGCGGCGCCGCACTCCTGCGCACGCAGATCGCGCGCCCGGCCCGGACCTTCGCGCTGCCGCGCCTGCGCGGCAGCCGGCTGCGCGCGACGATCGCCTGCGCGACGGCGTGCTCCGCGCGCGCGACGCTCGTCGTGAGCGCCGCGACCGCCCGGTCGCTGGGGCTGCGTTCCCGCACGATCGGCAGCGGCACCGCGAAGCTCGCCGGTGCCCGGGTCGCGGACGTCACCGTGCGCGTGCCGACCGCGGTGCGGCGGAAGCTCCTGGCGCCGCGCGTCCTGCGCGGCGAGCTGCGCATCCGGGTCCGCGCGGACGGCCGGACGCTCTCCCGGACCGCCGCGGTGACCGGTCGCGCCACGCGCTGA
- the ppc gene encoding phosphoenolpyruvate carboxylase, whose product MTTRTFSDDEQLIRGVLEDVIREAEGEGALTLHRRAVALGDRLRGGDDAAADELAALVAGLAPDELQVLIRSLTRWFQLTNLAEDNERVRRIRARELAEAPGPRRGSLRDAVGRLAADGVDADVLRRLLGRAQVQLVMTAHPTEARRRTTLEKLARVFAVLRGLDERRPTVESEAVAAMQLASAVQELWGSDEIRAVSPTVLDEVRTGLLYVTSTLADVVPQLYRELEAAIAETYPDEEIDVPPLLRFGSWMGGDRDGNPFVTPDVTVQALADMREACLRFLRDRAMDLAARVSLSSRLVGDPPALADVLADGTERFPELAEGLRLRNPEEPYRRAFTLIARRLRATWEGDLEGYRGPDELLADLRACRDALQDGNGRHVAAGELQDVIRQVEVFGFHFMRLDVREHAGIHRHAIGEILAELGLEQDYAQRSVADRCAILEREIEARRPLIPADTSGFSASTQETVETFRMLYAQRTGEHADALLTYIVSGTETPADLLEVLLLMKECRLTKAGGAGALMRVVPLFEAGETLAAAGETMRTLVRMPCYRRALAALGDEQEIMVGYSDSNKDVGYVASGWAVYRAQLQLVEVLREHGLRWTFFHGRGGAVGRGGGPSNVAILAQPPGTVGGRLKVTEQGEVLSDKYSVPEIAHRELELTTSAALLRGAGPGDAQLSAQQRARFEPVLEAMAERSAGVYRDLVYGDPDFVAFFHAATPVDEISRLRLGSRPAKRRQTDRIEDFRAIPWVFSWTQARIVLPAWFGLGTALRAAREEHGVELLREMEAGWPFFAALLSNAEMACAKADPVIAARYAALVEDAALRERLWPRIREELERTIAELLAVTGQDALLSRDPVLQRSIARRNPSVDPLSFVQVELLRRRRAGDEDPELARASFLAINGIAGGLRNTG is encoded by the coding sequence GTGACCACGAGGACGTTCTCCGACGACGAGCAGCTCATCCGCGGCGTGCTCGAGGACGTGATCCGCGAGGCCGAGGGGGAGGGCGCGCTGACGCTCCACCGGCGCGCGGTCGCGCTCGGCGACCGGCTGCGCGGCGGCGACGACGCGGCCGCCGACGAGCTCGCCGCGCTCGTCGCGGGCCTCGCGCCGGACGAGCTGCAGGTGCTGATCCGCTCGCTGACCCGGTGGTTCCAGCTCACGAACCTCGCCGAGGACAACGAGCGCGTGCGGCGCATCCGCGCCCGCGAGCTCGCCGAGGCCCCGGGCCCGCGGCGCGGGTCGCTGCGCGACGCGGTCGGCCGCCTGGCCGCCGACGGGGTCGATGCCGACGTCCTGCGGCGGCTGCTCGGCCGCGCCCAGGTGCAGCTCGTGATGACCGCACACCCGACCGAGGCGCGGCGCCGCACGACGCTCGAGAAGCTCGCCCGCGTGTTCGCCGTGCTCCGCGGACTCGACGAGCGGCGCCCGACCGTCGAGTCCGAGGCGGTCGCCGCGATGCAGCTCGCCTCCGCCGTCCAGGAGCTGTGGGGCTCCGACGAGATCCGCGCGGTCTCGCCGACCGTCCTGGACGAGGTCCGCACCGGCCTGCTGTACGTCACCTCGACGCTCGCGGACGTCGTGCCCCAGCTCTACCGCGAGCTCGAGGCCGCGATCGCCGAGACCTACCCGGACGAGGAGATCGACGTGCCGCCGCTGCTGCGGTTCGGCTCCTGGATGGGCGGCGACCGTGACGGCAACCCGTTCGTGACGCCCGACGTGACCGTGCAGGCGCTCGCCGACATGCGCGAGGCGTGCCTGCGGTTCCTGCGCGACCGCGCGATGGACCTCGCCGCGCGCGTGTCGCTCAGCTCGCGGCTGGTCGGCGACCCGCCCGCGCTCGCCGACGTCCTCGCCGACGGCACCGAGCGGTTCCCGGAGCTCGCCGAGGGCCTGCGCCTGCGCAACCCCGAGGAGCCCTACCGGCGGGCGTTCACCCTGATCGCGCGGCGGCTCCGGGCCACCTGGGAGGGCGACCTCGAGGGCTACCGCGGTCCCGACGAGCTGCTCGCGGACCTCCGCGCCTGCCGCGACGCGCTCCAGGACGGCAACGGCCGCCACGTCGCCGCGGGGGAGCTGCAGGACGTCATCCGCCAGGTCGAGGTCTTCGGCTTCCACTTCATGCGCCTCGACGTCCGCGAGCACGCGGGCATCCACCGGCACGCGATCGGGGAGATCCTCGCCGAGCTCGGGCTCGAGCAGGACTACGCGCAGCGCTCGGTCGCCGACCGCTGCGCGATCCTCGAGCGCGAGATCGAGGCCCGCCGGCCCCTGATCCCCGCGGACACCTCGGGCTTCAGTGCCTCGACGCAGGAGACGGTCGAGACGTTCCGGATGCTCTACGCGCAGCGCACCGGGGAGCACGCGGACGCGCTGCTGACCTACATCGTCTCCGGCACCGAGACCCCGGCGGACCTGCTCGAGGTGCTGCTGCTGATGAAGGAGTGCCGGCTGACGAAGGCCGGGGGTGCCGGTGCGCTGATGCGCGTCGTCCCGCTGTTCGAGGCGGGGGAGACGCTCGCCGCCGCGGGCGAGACGATGCGCACGCTCGTGCGGATGCCCTGCTACCGGCGGGCGCTCGCGGCGCTCGGCGACGAGCAGGAGATCATGGTCGGGTACTCCGACTCCAACAAGGACGTCGGCTACGTCGCGTCGGGCTGGGCGGTGTACCGCGCGCAGCTCCAGCTGGTCGAGGTGCTGCGCGAGCACGGGCTGCGGTGGACGTTCTTCCACGGCCGCGGCGGGGCCGTCGGCCGCGGCGGCGGGCCGAGCAACGTCGCGATCCTCGCGCAGCCGCCCGGCACGGTCGGGGGCCGGCTGAAGGTGACCGAGCAGGGCGAGGTCCTCTCCGACAAGTACTCGGTGCCGGAGATCGCCCATCGCGAGCTCGAGCTGACGACCTCGGCGGCGCTCCTGCGCGGCGCGGGACCCGGCGACGCCCAGCTGTCCGCGCAGCAGCGCGCGCGCTTCGAACCGGTCCTCGAGGCGATGGCGGAGCGCTCGGCGGGCGTCTACCGCGACCTCGTCTACGGGGATCCCGACTTCGTGGCGTTCTTCCACGCGGCGACGCCGGTCGACGAGATCTCGCGCCTGCGGCTCGGCTCGCGGCCGGCGAAGCGCCGGCAGACCGACCGGATCGAGGACTTCCGCGCGATCCCGTGGGTGTTCAGCTGGACGCAGGCGCGGATCGTGCTGCCCGCCTGGTTCGGGCTCGGCACCGCGTTGCGCGCCGCCCGCGAGGAGCACGGCGTCGAGCTGCTGCGCGAGATGGAGGCCGGCTGGCCGTTCTTCGCCGCGCTGCTGTCCAACGCGGAGATGGCGTGCGCGAAGGCCGATCCGGTGATCGCCGCGCGCTACGCGGCGCTCGTGGAGGACGCGGCGCTGCGGGAGCGGCTGTGGCCGCGCATCCGCGAGGAGCTGGAGCGCACGATCGCGGAGCTGCTGGCGGTGACCGGGCAGGACGCGCTGCTGTCGCGCGACCCGGTGCTCCAGCGGTCGATCGCGCGCCGCAACCCGTCGGTCGACCCGCTGTCGTTCGTGCAGGTGGAGCTGCTGCGCCGCCGCCGCGCCGGCGACGAGGACCCGGAGCTCGCGCGGGCGAGCTTCCTGGCGATCAACGGGATCGCCGGTGGGCTGCGGAACACCGGCTGA